In Ogataea parapolymorpha DL-1 chromosome I, whole genome shotgun sequence, the following are encoded in one genomic region:
- a CDS encoding Dual function protein, with product MSWDDEDFEYPTASNAQVSESWEDQLEDDEPVLDSWDMDSDDEKAKQEKKPAPKAAPKAAKPVKAGKKKTADKKLLDIDLVDEKTKKEMLKEAELNSDLNNAADLFGGLGVANEHPRAKALAAEQASKASTPKLDKNTPISAHPLFEVETKQDFERLRKAISPALTDLAKKSQLHYSTSLAIDLIRDLCGPMSVENTRKVVSTLNAMITQKVKEERQARLAKTGGTSTGGAGKKKAKGQVNIGSSFKKDNYDDFLPDDDLGDDDFM from the exons ATGTCTTGGG ACGACGAAGACTTTGAATATCCCACCGCTTCCAACGCCCAAGTTTCAGAATCGTGGGAAGACCAgctcgaggacgacgagcccGTCTTAGACTCCTGGGACATGGACTCAGACGATGagaaggccaagcaggagaAAAAGCCTGCTCCAAAGGCTGCTCCGAAGGCTGCGAAGCCGGTAAAGGctggcaagaagaagaccgcaGACAAGAAACTGCTTGATATTGACCTGGTTGACGAGAAGAcaaagaaggagatgtTGAAGGAAGCAGAGCTGAACTCTGATTTGAACAACGCTGCAGACCTTTTTGGCGGTCTAGGCGTTGCCAACGAGCATCCGCGCGCCAAGGCGCTTGCTGCCGAACAGGCCTCCAAGGCTTCTACCCCGAAGTTGGACAAGAATACTCCCATCAGTGCGCATCCATTATTTGAGGTCGAGACCAAGCAGGATTTCGAGAGACTCAGAAAGGCAATTTCTCCGGCCCTCACCGACCTGGCCAAGAAGTCTCAGCTGCATTACTCCACGTCTCTGGCGATCGACCTTATCAGAGACCTGTGTGGGCCAATGAGTGTCGAGAACACCAGAAAGGTGGTGAGCACGCTCAACGCCATGATCACACAGAAAGTGAAGGAGGAAAGACAGGCGCGGCTCGCCAAGACGGGAGGCACCTCGACGGGAGGTGCgggcaagaagaaagccaagGGCCAGGTCAACATCGGGTCCTCGTTCAAGAAGGACAACTATGACGACTTCCTGCCTGATGACGATCtcggcgacgacgactttATGTAG
- a CDS encoding Proteasome maturation factor yields MSNPLRLIPGEAHSSRVSVTAFGEPAPSAPGLHDTLRSGEGPLSVSSKINNRHPLESRVQNWDATQREHQLEAYRRIFGAADPIKREMELKLVQDTDFRPAVLGGSSNLHRDILLNKETSIDWEDIYSASDRPPMDFHTEMEKRFGI; encoded by the exons ATG TCCAATCCGCTAAGATTAATACCTGGCGAAGCGCACAGTTCTCGCGTCAGCGTGACCGCCTTTGGCGAGCCTGCGCCCTCCGCCCCAGGACTCCACGATACCTTGAGATCAGGCGAGGGACCTCTTTCTGtctcgtccaaaatcaacaacaGACACCCATTGGAGAGCAGAGTGCAGAATTGGGACGCTACGCAGAGAGAACACCAGCTCGAAGCCTACAGACGTATatttggagcagcagacCCAATAAAGAGAGAGATGGAGCTGAAGCTCGTGCAGGACACTGATTTCAGGCCAGCCGTGCTTGGCGGGTCTTCGAACCTCCACAGAGACATCCTGCTGAACAAAGAGACCAGCATTGACTGGGAGGATATTTATTCAG CCTCAGACAGACCTCCAATGGACTTCCATACCGAGATGGAAAAGAGGTTTGGTATTTGA